From the Chloroflexus aurantiacus J-10-fl genome, one window contains:
- a CDS encoding MFS transporter, giving the protein MTSSSEAVLARYARRNFWLNVLDGSAFTFGISLVSRFTVLPLIVERLTDARWVQGLIPAIFFAGWLLPGLFTAPLVAAQPRRKPWVLIATIGERLPFLALGIILLTMPDLPASVLLVIVLSLYAIFATSAGLTSIAWQDLIARIIPAQRWGVFFGLQAGLGGLFGIGGGALAAAILAQQPFPQSAGILALICFAAMVVSYVFLALTVEPAQAPIPTRPFHVFLRGLGPLLRRDVAFRRYLFCRAAIAFGLTGHSFLTAAALERFHVPAADIGLFTGVMMAAQAVGNIGLGALADRWGHKQVLVLSAGMGMAALVLALLAPVSTWFFIIFALVGAAQAGYQLSGFTLVFAFSPPAERTTYIGVANLALAPVAAAGPVLVGVLATFTGYGMIFVLLAIVGLIGMAMLHWQVAAPVRAEQVA; this is encoded by the coding sequence ATGACCTCGTCGTCAGAGGCGGTGTTGGCCCGCTATGCCCGGCGCAATTTCTGGTTAAATGTTCTCGATGGGAGTGCCTTTACGTTTGGGATTAGCCTGGTCTCGCGTTTTACGGTATTGCCGTTAATTGTCGAGCGCCTGACCGATGCCCGTTGGGTGCAGGGACTGATTCCGGCCATCTTTTTTGCCGGCTGGTTGCTACCGGGCTTATTTACCGCACCGCTCGTTGCCGCACAACCACGCCGCAAACCGTGGGTGTTGATAGCGACCATTGGTGAACGGCTACCGTTTCTGGCGCTGGGCATTATTCTACTGACAATGCCCGATCTACCGGCAAGTGTCCTGTTGGTGATTGTGCTGAGTTTATACGCGATCTTCGCAACGAGTGCCGGTCTAACCTCAATCGCCTGGCAAGATTTGATTGCCCGTATCATTCCGGCGCAGCGCTGGGGTGTCTTTTTTGGTTTGCAGGCCGGTCTGGGTGGTCTGTTCGGGATCGGTGGTGGTGCCCTCGCCGCAGCAATTCTGGCGCAACAACCTTTTCCCCAGAGTGCAGGCATACTGGCTCTGATCTGCTTTGCTGCGATGGTGGTTTCATACGTCTTCCTGGCACTAACGGTAGAGCCGGCCCAGGCACCGATACCGACCCGTCCCTTTCACGTCTTCTTGCGTGGCCTGGGGCCGTTACTCCGCCGCGATGTTGCATTTCGCCGCTACCTCTTTTGTCGGGCTGCGATTGCCTTTGGCTTGACCGGTCATAGCTTTCTCACGGCGGCTGCCTTAGAGCGGTTTCACGTACCGGCGGCTGATATTGGTTTGTTCACCGGCGTGATGATGGCCGCTCAGGCGGTCGGCAATATCGGGCTGGGAGCGCTGGCAGATCGCTGGGGGCACAAACAGGTGCTGGTGCTGTCAGCCGGCATGGGTATGGCTGCGTTAGTGCTGGCATTGCTGGCCCCCGTCAGTACGTGGTTCTTTATCATCTTTGCGCTGGTCGGTGCAGCTCAGGCCGGTTATCAACTCTCCGGCTTCACACTGGTTTTTGCATTCAGCCCACCTGCGGAACGCACGACCTACATTGGGGTGGCGAATCTGGCATTAGCGCCGGTAGCGGCGGCAGGGCCGGTTCTGGTCGGGGTGCTGGCAACCTTTACCGGCTACGGGATGATCTTTGTCTTACTGGCAATCGTCGGCCTGATCGGCATGGCAATGTTGCACTGGCAGGTGGCGGCACCGGTGCGGGCCGAGCAGGTGGCGTGA